AAACATTAAAATCTTTAAACTGGTAGATCTAGCTCCTACGGATAAAAAATGAAAAAACAATGATAAAAAAATCCCTTGTGTACCCCATAAGATAGATGTATAATTACCTAAGATAAATGAAGGGGAGTAGCTGCTAGCTAAACAGATTTAGATTAGCTAGCCCGTCTGAATCAACATACTGGCGATGAGCCTGGTTCAGATGACAAGTTTCTCAAGCTCAAAATAGGTTTTGAGCAAACAAAAGCTTGCAAGCGAGACCTTCACTAAGTTCACAACTAATGTGAGCTTGGTGAAGTCTATTTGCACTCATCAAGCTCACTGAGGAAAAGCAGAAACACCCAGGAGAGTTTGAGAGAATGCTGACAGCTTTTACTGCTGGATTATTGTTAATTACAGTTTCAGAATTAGGTGACAAAACATTTTTCATTGCGGCAATTTTAGCCATGCGTCATTCGCGGAGGCTAGTATTTGCAGGTGCGATCGCTGCATTAGCCGCTATGACAATTTTATCTGTAATACTTGGACAAGCGGTATCACTTTTACCGAAATTATATGTTTATTATGCAGAAATTGTGTTGTTTATTGCCTTTGGGCTAAAGTTACTTTATGATGCCAGAAAAATGCCCGCCAAACCTTGTGGTGACGAAGCCGAAGAAGCCTTAGAAGTAGTGCAGAAAGCCGAAGCAAAAATTCGGCATAAACAAAGTAAATTAGCAGTTGTGATGAAAACATTTGTCATGACATTTGTTGCCGAATGGGGCGATCGCACGCAGTTTGCCACCATCGGCTTAGCAGCCGGATACAATGCTTTTGGAGTGACAGCAGGAGCCATTTTAGGGCATGGAGTTTGTGCTGCGATCGCAGTGACCTGCGGTAAACTAATTGCCAAAAGAATTTCCGAACGCAACTTAACTACAATCGGGGGCATATTATTTCTTTTATTTGCGTTAGTTTCCTATATAGAAGGAGTTTAAGCTATCACGCATTTAAATCACTTATTGAGACCGCAGGGGGGCAGGGGAGCAAGGGGGCAGGGGAGAGGATTAGACCAATTTTATTCTGTTTCCACAAACTATCTAATTTAAATGCGGAACAGCTTAAACCCAAAATAGTGTGGTCAAAAAAGCTGGTTAAGACTATTAGACCTCTCCAATAACTCTTGTAGGGTAGGCATCCTACCTGCCTTTGAGATTCTATTTTGGAGAAGTCTAATAGACCGATCCAGAAATTAAAGTTGCATTACTTAAAAACCTTGTAGAGACTTTATATATAACTTCTCTACAAGGTTTTTTGGAAAAGTCTAATGACAAATGACAAATAACCGATCGCCTAATTTTTAGTTTCCGTTTTTTCCTGGGTGCTAGGCGTAGCTGAAGCAGGAGAAGCAGCAGCAGGAGGTTGGGAAGCTAATTGCACAATTTGGTCTTTGTATTGAGCCGGAGCTAAATTAGCCGCAGAATTAAACAAAGATTTAGCATCCTCAGTTTTACCTTGTTTTTGTAACACCAAAGCCTTAGCTAAAACCGGACGAAAATCTTCCTTATTAGCTTTAATTGCATTATCGTAAATAGCGATCGCATCATTAAAACGATTTTGCTCAGCATAAACCTGTCCCAACATCAGTTGCACAGAAATTACATTC
The genomic region above belongs to Phormidium ambiguum IAM M-71 and contains:
- a CDS encoding TMEM165/GDT1 family protein produces the protein MLTAFTAGLLLITVSELGDKTFFIAAILAMRHSRRLVFAGAIAALAAMTILSVILGQAVSLLPKLYVYYAEIVLFIAFGLKLLYDARKMPAKPCGDEAEEALEVVQKAEAKIRHKQSKLAVVMKTFVMTFVAEWGDRTQFATIGLAAGYNAFGVTAGAILGHGVCAAIAVTCGKLIAKRISERNLTTIGGILFLLFALVSYIEGV